One window from the genome of Halofilum ochraceum encodes:
- a CDS encoding ribosome modulation factor, protein MPEKDPADEGREAYMNGEPLSACPYEGDEAAEWEGGWMEAEEEGA, encoded by the coding sequence ATGCCGGAGAAAGATCCAGCAGACGAAGGCCGCGAGGCTTACATGAACGGCGAGCCATTGAGCGCCTGCCCCTACGAAGGCGACGAAGCGGCCGAGTGGGAAGGCGGCTGGATGGAGGCCGAGGAGGAAGGAGCATGA